One Doryrhamphus excisus isolate RoL2022-K1 chromosome 17, RoL_Dexc_1.0, whole genome shotgun sequence genomic region harbors:
- the si:ch211-154o6.3 gene encoding uncharacterized protein si:ch211-154o6.3, which produces MGEVRKLQKKLRQIENLEIKISLTPEEEYKISTKEELRRRLAELQLQLCGPQRTLGIQQADGEESEMKRHVEDTPEALPSQTPPASKILRGDDAKCKCEAGPTLPAMQRTTTEGAVKTAQTQERTHNVTVSRHRRRDMSEGCPDRDDDDDDDGGQEDEFTSLKTSWQKAKFRLRLLEGHNDIITSVVAVDNLVISGSRDTTVKVWHVPTATEHKNLGGHTGGVTCLSAPPPEYCKKLAWSLSLADKERFILSGSADCNVKIWALGIGQCVKSLYTFNAVTALCFVPEGDGYIITGSDGGKVQAWSWHTLDNCQSISAHQEAVTSIQCQGPLVFSGSAEGEVSVWENCCSDRDPLRLLHRWSGQVTGCGGGRLTLSPRGDRVLLAYGQAWIKILDWRTGTVSKLTNHSSITGVTDCVHQTSGLLIGSCYDLANGESMLNLFSVPQCRYLASLTWQRAPRMVCFAAWTTGSGDHRWVTGGRDLVVWEQIPSSGKQRGDITVRRDRRLESPLESEGDTENDEDTDDDEHLDDEEEEDGRRGGGETDGEDGGSGSWLRCVLQ; this is translated from the exons ATGGGGGAGGTGAGGAAGCTGCAGAAGAAGTTAAGGCAGATTGAGAACCTGGAAATAAAAATCAGTCTCACACCAGAAGAAGAATACAAG ATCTCCACGAAGGAGGAGCTGCGTCGCAGATTGGCTGAGCTTCAGCTGCAGCTCTGTGGCCCGCAGCGAACTCTGGGGATCCAGCAGGCAGACGGCGAGGAGTCAGAGATGAAAAGACATGT TGAGGACACCCCTGAGGCCCTTCCATCACAAACGCCTCCGGCCTCAAAGATCCTGAGGGGCGACGATGCAAAGTGTAAATGTGAAGCCGGGCCGACTCTGCCTGCCATGCAGAGGACAACAACAGAAGGGGCGGTGAAGACGGCCCAGACGCAGGAAAGGACACATAATGTCACAGTGTCACGTCATCGCAGGCGGGACATGTCAGAAGGATGTCCGGACCgtgacgacgacgatgatgatgacgggGGGCAGGAAG ATGAGTTCACGTCCCTAAAAACGAGTTGGCAGAAAGCAAAGTTCCGCTTGAGACTGTTGGAGGgtcacaatgacatcatcacctcGGTGGTTGCTGTTGACAACCTGGTGATTTCTGGCAG CCGAGATACCACCGTCAAAGTGTGGCACGTTCCCACAGCAACGGAGCACAAGAACCTTGGGGGTCACACTGGCGGGGTCACCTGCCTGTCTGCCCCTCCTCCTGAGTACTGCAAGAAGCTGG CCTGGTCACTGTCGTTGGCAGACAAGGAAAGGTTTATTTTGAGCGGCTCGGCCGACTGCAATGTCAAGATCTGGGCCCTGGGCATCG GGCAGTGTGTAAAGTCTCTCTACACTTTCAACGCGGTGACGGCACTCTGTTTTGTGCCTGAGGGAGATGGCTACATCATCACTGGCTCAG ACGGGGGCAAAGTTCAAGCCTGGAGCTGGCACACTTTGGACAACTGCCAGTCAATCAGTGCACATCAGGAAGCAGTCACCTCCATCCAG TGTCAGGGGCCGCTTGTGTTCAGCGGTTCTGCCGAGGGTGAGGTGTCCGTGTGGGAGAACTGCTGCTCCGACCGAGACCCCTTGAGGCTTCTCCATCGCTGGAGCGGCCAGGTGACGGGCTGTGGCGGAGGGCGTCTAACTCTCAGCCCCCGGGGGGACAGAGTACTACTGGCGTACGGTCAGGCGTGGATCAAGATCCTGGATTGGAGGACGG GAACCGTATCcaagctgaccaatcacagcagcatCACAGGCGTAACAGATTGTGTCCACCAGACATCCGGCCTCCTAATTGGCTCCTGCTACGATCTGGCCAATGGAGAGAGCATGCTAAATT TATTCTCTGTGCCTCAGTGTCGCTACCTGGCCTCTCTGACCTGGCAGCGAGCCCCCAGAATGGTTTGCTTCGCGGCATGGACCACAGGGAGCGGAGACCACCGTTGGGTCACGGGAGGGCGCGACCTCGTTGTGTGGGAGCAGATCCCCAGCTCCGGGAAGCAGAG GGGGGACATCACTGTGAGGAGAGACAGACGATTAGAATCGCCTCTGGAGTCCGAGGGGGACACGGAAAACGACGAGGATACAGATGATGACG AACACcttgatgatgaagaagaagaagacggaaGACGGGGAGGTGGAGAAACTGATGGCGAGGATGGGGGGTCCGGCTCGTGGTTACGCTGCGTTCTCCAGTGA